In Leptospira langatensis, a genomic segment contains:
- a CDS encoding DUF6210 family protein, giving the protein MAGKIWIFLWCIKSPVLLVPKATGVVYTNQTCGTACLQEEIEGFAIPISDEYSDIDYELSLDFRIRKLFPDGNPGNIDFRLAEAIQSILDSYNESKWVRIDFEKLSESHEAWLKVKLYSGNDYIPSDLIDGQEAILTWQNSD; this is encoded by the coding sequence ATGGCCGGTAAAATATGGATTTTCTTATGGTGTATAAAATCTCCGGTTTTGCTCGTACCGAAAGCCACCGGTGTTGTTTATACAAATCAAACCTGTGGTACTGCCTGCCTCCAAGAAGAAATAGAGGGTTTCGCTATCCCAATCTCCGATGAATATTCGGATATCGATTACGAACTTAGTTTAGATTTTCGAATCCGAAAGTTATTTCCGGACGGCAATCCTGGAAACATTGATTTTCGTTTGGCCGAAGCCATCCAATCTATCTTGGATTCTTACAATGAATCGAAGTGGGTGAGAATCGATTTTGAAAAATTGTCAGAATCTCATGAGGCCTGGTTGAAAGTTAAGTTATATTCTGGTAACGATTACATCCCTTCAGATTTAATCGACGGGCAAGAAGCTATTCTTACCTGGCAGAATAGCGATTAG